Proteins from a genomic interval of Rhodothermus marinus:
- a CDS encoding glutamine synthetase III, with product MNKLLLDYNVLAATKTRLTLNGTREQKPQPMDIERIFGENVFSLEEMKNRLPKKVYESLVATIEKGEPLSPEIADTVALAMKEWAIEKGATHFTHWFQPLTGMTAEKHESFITPNKGGGAIAVFSGRDLIQGEPDASSFPSGGLRATFEARGYTAWDPTSPAFIMENPNGAYLAIPTAFASWTGEALDHKIPLLRSMHALDKQARRVLQLFGVKNVHKVYPTVGSEQEYFLIDEEFYYRRPDLTTCGRTLFGAKPPRGQEMEDHYFGSIPERVLAFMLEVEKELYKLGVPVKTRHNEVAPSQYEIAPLFENANLAADHQQLVMQTLKNVARRYGLVCLLHEKPFAGVNGSGKHNNWSMATDTGMNLLDPGDNPHDNMQFLFFCAAVVRAVHKYQDLLRISVATAGNDHRLGANEAPPAIMSVFLGEQLEDIFNQLENGGVRGSKQGGLLGLGVPVLPPLPRHAGDRNRTSPFAFTGNKFEFRAVGASQSISFPNTVLNTIVADTLDEMATMLEEKLKARGKRTKQAFEEAVAEVLREVIRESKPIIFNGDNYSPEWHAEAERRGLLNLPNTVEALAHLLDEKNVQLFERHGVLSRRELESRYEILLDQYAKTINIEAETAEYIARTMILPAALRYLRELAETLDEAKDLGLNVAGVRETAEEVATLINELRQRLDVLIAENQKRGETLEENARHKCYNVLPAMQAVREVADRLERVVPHEYWPMPTYREILFVK from the coding sequence ATGAACAAGCTGTTGCTGGATTACAACGTCCTTGCGGCGACCAAGACGCGCCTGACGCTCAACGGCACGCGCGAGCAGAAGCCCCAGCCCATGGACATCGAGCGCATCTTCGGCGAGAACGTCTTCTCGCTGGAGGAGATGAAAAACCGGCTCCCCAAGAAGGTCTACGAGAGCCTGGTGGCCACCATTGAAAAAGGGGAGCCGCTCTCGCCGGAGATCGCCGACACCGTGGCGCTGGCCATGAAGGAATGGGCCATCGAAAAGGGTGCCACGCATTTCACACACTGGTTCCAGCCCCTGACCGGCATGACCGCCGAGAAGCACGAAAGCTTCATCACGCCGAACAAAGGGGGCGGTGCCATTGCCGTGTTTTCGGGGCGGGATCTGATCCAGGGCGAGCCGGACGCCTCCAGCTTTCCCAGCGGTGGCCTGCGCGCCACGTTCGAGGCCCGCGGCTACACGGCCTGGGATCCCACCTCGCCGGCCTTCATCATGGAGAATCCCAACGGGGCCTACCTGGCCATCCCGACGGCCTTCGCCTCGTGGACCGGTGAGGCGCTCGACCACAAGATCCCGCTACTGCGCTCGATGCACGCGCTCGACAAGCAGGCCCGGCGTGTGCTCCAGCTCTTCGGCGTCAAGAACGTCCACAAGGTCTACCCCACCGTCGGCAGCGAACAGGAGTACTTCCTGATCGACGAGGAATTCTACTACCGTCGGCCGGACCTGACCACCTGCGGCCGCACGCTCTTCGGTGCCAAGCCGCCGCGCGGCCAGGAGATGGAGGACCACTACTTCGGCTCCATCCCCGAACGCGTGCTGGCTTTCATGCTGGAGGTGGAGAAGGAACTCTACAAGCTGGGCGTGCCGGTCAAGACGCGCCACAACGAGGTGGCTCCGAGCCAGTACGAGATCGCGCCGCTGTTCGAGAATGCCAACCTGGCGGCCGACCACCAGCAACTCGTCATGCAGACGCTCAAGAACGTGGCGCGTCGCTACGGGCTGGTCTGCCTGCTGCACGAAAAGCCGTTCGCCGGCGTCAACGGCTCGGGCAAACACAACAACTGGTCCATGGCCACCGACACGGGCATGAACCTGCTCGACCCGGGCGACAATCCGCACGACAACATGCAGTTCCTGTTCTTCTGCGCGGCCGTCGTGCGGGCCGTCCACAAATATCAGGACCTGCTCCGCATTTCGGTGGCCACGGCCGGCAACGACCACCGGCTGGGCGCCAACGAAGCGCCGCCGGCCATCATGAGCGTCTTCCTCGGCGAGCAACTCGAGGACATCTTCAACCAGCTCGAAAACGGCGGCGTCCGCGGGAGCAAGCAGGGCGGCCTGCTGGGTCTGGGCGTACCGGTGCTGCCGCCGCTGCCGCGCCACGCCGGCGACCGCAACCGTACCTCGCCGTTCGCCTTCACCGGCAACAAGTTCGAGTTCCGGGCCGTCGGCGCCTCCCAGTCGATCTCCTTCCCGAACACGGTGCTCAACACCATCGTGGCCGACACGCTCGATGAGATGGCCACGATGCTCGAAGAAAAACTCAAGGCCCGGGGCAAGCGCACGAAACAGGCCTTCGAGGAGGCTGTCGCCGAGGTGCTCCGTGAGGTCATCCGCGAATCGAAGCCGATCATCTTCAACGGCGACAACTACTCGCCCGAGTGGCACGCCGAGGCCGAGCGGCGCGGCCTGCTCAACCTGCCCAACACGGTGGAGGCGCTCGCGCACCTGCTCGACGAGAAGAACGTCCAGCTCTTCGAGCGCCACGGCGTACTCAGCCGCCGCGAGCTCGAAAGCCGCTACGAGATCCTGCTCGACCAGTACGCCAAGACGATCAACATCGAAGCCGAGACGGCCGAATACATCGCGCGCACGATGATCCTGCCGGCCGCGCTCCGCTACCTGCGCGAGCTGGCCGAGACGCTCGACGAGGCCAAGGATCTGGGCCTGAACGTGGCCGGTGTGCGCGAAACGGCTGAAGAAGTGGCCACGCTCATCAACGAGCTGCGCCAGCGCCTCGATGTGCTGATCGCCGAAAACCAGAAGCGCGGCGAAACGCTCGAGGAGAACGCGCGCCACAAGTGCTACAACGTGCTGCCGGCCATGCAGGCCGTGCGCGAGGTGGCCGACCGGCTCGAGCGCGTCGTGCCGCACGAGTACTGGCCCATGCCCACCTACCGTGAAATTCTCTTCGTAAAGTGA
- a CDS encoding RNA polymerase sigma factor translates to MSSPPSASSEQDRAFVAEALQGNEAAYQALMDKYRPALHRHIARIVRDPRDLDDLVQETFIKAFTALSTYSTEYAFSTWLYKIATNHAIDYLRRKKLRTLSLDEPIQTKEGTLERELADTTYFPDRHIVEDQRRMLLQEAINALPEKYRRVIVMRHQQEKSYEEIAEELNLPLGTVKAHIFRARRLLYKYLRSKRSSL, encoded by the coding sequence ATGTCTTCGCCGCCTTCGGCTTCGAGCGAACAGGACCGGGCCTTTGTGGCCGAGGCGCTGCAGGGCAACGAGGCAGCCTATCAGGCCCTGATGGACAAGTACCGTCCGGCGCTGCACCGCCACATTGCCCGGATCGTCCGCGACCCGCGCGACCTGGACGACCTCGTGCAGGAGACCTTCATCAAAGCCTTCACGGCCCTGTCCACCTACTCCACCGAGTACGCCTTCTCGACCTGGCTCTACAAAATCGCCACCAACCACGCCATCGACTACCTCCGCCGCAAAAAGCTCCGCACGCTCTCGCTGGACGAACCCATCCAGACAAAAGAAGGCACGCTCGAACGTGAACTGGCCGACACCACCTACTTCCCCGACCGGCACATCGTGGAAGATCAGCGGCGCATGCTGCTGCAGGAAGCCATCAACGCCCTGCCCGAAAAGTACCGGCGCGTCATCGTGATGCGCCACCAGCAGGAAAAATCCTACGAGGAGATCGCCGAGGAACTGAACCTGCCGCTCGGTACCGTCAAAGCACACATCTTCCGGGCCCGTCGTCTGCTCTACAAATATCTGCGCAGCAAGCGAAGCAGCCTTTGA